The Pseudomonadota bacterium genome has a window encoding:
- a CDS encoding prepilin-type N-terminal cleavage/methylation domain-containing protein → MSQLKNKRGFTLLELLIVIIILGILSATAIPYYLNMQKEAKIAAVKGRLAAIRGAVELAHAKILTSGINTGIEGDNPDWPTLEEIQANELNLETRPEALRHLRLVRSEIFSNEINKALPKCGLPDMTPAMAQNPSGVTPRTYADISAPIRKANEATCWAYYPGNERDENGRVVGAVFYLNDDRPFTDNIDSADERPSRW, encoded by the coding sequence ATGAGCCAACTCAAAAACAAGCGGGGCTTCACTCTGCTGGAGCTGTTGATCGTCATCATAATCCTTGGGATTCTCTCGGCAACGGCCATCCCCTACTACCTGAATATGCAGAAAGAGGCGAAGATTGCCGCCGTCAAGGGAAGGCTTGCCGCGATCAGGGGCGCCGTAGAACTTGCCCATGCCAAGATCCTCACTTCCGGAATCAACACCGGCATTGAGGGTGACAACCCCGACTGGCCGACCCTCGAAGAGATTCAGGCCAACGAACTGAACCTGGAAACGAGGCCCGAAGCGCTCCGCCATCTTCGGCTGGTCAGAAGCGAGATCTTCTCCAACGAGATCAACAAGGCCCTGCCGAAATGCGGCCTGCCCGACATGACCCCGGCCATGGCCCAGAACCCTTCCGGAGTGACCCCCCGTACCTATGCAGATATCAGCGCCCCGATCCGTAAAGCCAATGAGGCCACCTGCTGGGCCTATTATCCAGGTAACGAACGGGACGAAAACGGGAGGGTCGTCGGGGCGGTTTTCTATCTTAATGACGACCGGCCATTTACCGACAATATCGATTCGGCCGATGAAAGACCGTCTCGCTGGTGA